From Leptospira limi, one genomic window encodes:
- a CDS encoding glycosyltransferase family 2 protein, translated as MQNEEENNILCIIPARDEEEGIERALSGLIQNSGLSIKNFIVVNNASKDETFSVVNRMGINVLDCPQIGYGNACLLALDWIQKNNYQPEYILFCDADGSDDPNDIQTLIKTIRESNSDLVIGSRTLGNAEMGSLSPIQIFGNALTCFLIRIFFGTHYTDMGPLRIIRYQSLLILGMKDTTWGWNIEMHIKALQKNMKVIEIPVQYRKRIAGVSKISGTLSMSLRVGCKILYTFFKLLFFGK; from the coding sequence ATGCAGAACGAAGAGGAGAATAATATTCTTTGTATCATTCCGGCTAGGGATGAAGAAGAAGGCATTGAACGGGCATTAAGTGGTCTAATTCAAAATTCAGGATTATCAATTAAAAATTTTATTGTCGTGAACAATGCCTCAAAGGACGAAACATTCTCCGTTGTCAATCGAATGGGTATCAATGTATTGGACTGCCCTCAAATAGGTTACGGAAATGCATGCCTTCTCGCATTAGATTGGATTCAAAAAAATAATTACCAGCCAGAATACATTCTTTTTTGCGATGCAGATGGATCAGATGATCCAAATGACATCCAAACACTCATTAAGACAATTCGCGAATCAAATTCTGATTTAGTAATCGGTTCAAGGACATTGGGAAATGCAGAAATGGGATCACTTTCTCCCATTCAAATTTTTGGCAATGCCTTAACATGTTTTCTCATTCGAATATTCTTTGGGACACATTACACAGATATGGGACCATTGAGAATCATCAGATACCAATCTTTACTGATTCTTGGAATGAAAGATACAACCTGGGGATGGAACATTGAAATGCATATTAAGGCATTACAAAAAAATATGAAGGTGATTGAAATTCCTGTTCAATACCGAAAGAGGATTGCTGGAGTTTCCAAAATTTCAGGGACTCTCTCTATGTCACTTCGAGTTGGGTGTAAAATTCTTTATACATTTTTTAAATTACTTTTTTTTGGTAAGTGA
- a CDS encoding multiheme c-type cytochrome: protein MKQRFIIFLLISVTIVTGYYLNENRREVPIEEVFPGKSWAKPIPTLPDLKGVGAPTAKNCGNCHTEIYEEWKLSTHANALSDVQFQSELAKSNSPKWICLNCHIPVQNQREMITIALRGGNYFNPIEVSNPYFNPEMKEEAITCATCHVRVDKESNQSYVIGGSGGTSPPHPVQINREFLKNRCNDCHNETYTLNQSLVCSFQTGTELKNTSSDKSCVYCHLPEVKRSFVKSSFNRPVRVAHRHGFIGGGVPKRFDLYKEQIRLGYKPGLVLSNFKWENGNIQLQLQNQNANHHVTSGDPERFYRFVIEGIDQFGNVIYRNESKIGQEWEWSPKAKKIGDSRIPFGETFKWELPSIPKSNLITKFRFQAIHVRLKDITSDYMVQSSNDVPETYRNQVKQIKAIYPHSSIVIESVYYVKSKSRKDTPLESLFKRNAERRGE, encoded by the coding sequence TTGAAACAGCGTTTTATTATATTCTTACTCATTTCAGTAACCATTGTTACTGGCTACTATCTAAATGAAAATCGAAGGGAAGTCCCAATCGAAGAAGTGTTTCCAGGGAAAAGTTGGGCAAAACCGATACCTACTCTTCCCGATCTAAAAGGAGTAGGAGCACCGACAGCAAAAAATTGCGGTAATTGCCACACAGAAATTTATGAAGAGTGGAAACTTTCCACACATGCAAATGCTCTGAGTGATGTCCAATTCCAATCTGAATTAGCAAAATCAAATTCACCCAAATGGATTTGTCTTAATTGCCATATTCCAGTCCAAAACCAAAGAGAAATGATTACGATCGCCTTACGTGGAGGAAATTATTTTAATCCAATTGAAGTCAGTAATCCATATTTTAATCCTGAGATGAAGGAGGAGGCCATTACTTGTGCAACATGCCATGTTCGAGTTGATAAAGAATCAAATCAAAGTTATGTGATTGGTGGATCAGGTGGGACATCTCCTCCCCATCCAGTTCAAATCAATCGTGAGTTTTTGAAAAATAGATGTAATGATTGCCATAATGAAACTTATACGCTTAATCAAAGTTTGGTTTGTTCTTTTCAAACAGGGACTGAATTAAAAAATACAAGTTCGGACAAATCATGTGTTTATTGTCACTTACCAGAAGTGAAACGATCATTTGTAAAATCTTCCTTCAATCGTCCTGTGCGTGTTGCTCACAGACATGGTTTTATCGGTGGGGGAGTTCCCAAACGATTTGATTTGTACAAAGAACAAATTCGTCTGGGATACAAACCAGGGCTTGTCCTTTCTAATTTTAAATGGGAAAATGGCAACATTCAGTTACAATTGCAAAATCAAAATGCAAACCATCATGTTACCTCAGGTGATCCAGAACGTTTTTATCGTTTTGTGATCGAGGGTATCGATCAGTTTGGAAACGTAATTTATAGGAATGAATCAAAAATTGGTCAAGAGTGGGAGTGGTCACCAAAAGCAAAAAAAATCGGCGATTCACGTATCCCATTCGGAGAGACGTTTAAATGGGAATTGCCATCGATTCCAAAATCCAATTTAATTACCAAGTTTCGCTTCCAAGCAATCCATGTTCGTCTGAAAGATATCACTTCAGATTATATGGTTCAGTCTTCAAATGATGTCCCTGAAACTTATAGAAATCAAGTAAAACAAATTAAGGCGATTTACCCTCATAGTTCCATTGTGATCGAAAGTGTTTATTATGTAAAAAGTAAATCGAGGAAAGATACTCCTTTGGAAAGTTTATTCAAAAGAAATGCAGAACGAAGAGGAGAATAA
- a CDS encoding sulfurtransferase, with protein MKIQKTYGVYLFAISLFWALWLQLTAGPSKAHPKTKTETWFLTTNETLRLPEFKTIDTRSFHSRVKERMPNSIVLSWEDLSQKETPNRGKLLETKSLQKKLSSLGIETSDLIIVLGDGKNGWGEEGRIVWSLREVGYTKSFWFDGDVSSFKEVINQRKNKMNSLGESNQSFLFAEKESQFHTDITKDEITKHLNQGSYQILDTREPREFSGSTPYGEFRGGHIPGAKSFFYQNLFDDHGKIRTKEKVENSLTQLGITKSKPVIAYCTGGVRSAFVVGILRSYGYNAYNYSGSMWEWSSYKELPLEK; from the coding sequence ATGAAAATCCAGAAAACCTATGGAGTTTATCTATTTGCCATTTCTTTATTTTGGGCTCTTTGGTTACAATTAACGGCAGGTCCATCCAAAGCTCATCCTAAAACCAAAACGGAAACTTGGTTCTTAACAACGAATGAGACCTTAAGACTCCCCGAATTCAAAACAATCGACACTAGGTCATTTCATTCTCGTGTGAAAGAAAGAATGCCAAATTCAATTGTTCTCAGCTGGGAAGACCTTTCCCAGAAAGAAACTCCCAATCGTGGGAAATTACTCGAGACAAAATCCCTTCAAAAAAAACTTTCTAGTTTAGGAATTGAAACATCTGATCTCATCATTGTGTTAGGTGATGGAAAAAATGGATGGGGAGAAGAAGGTCGGATTGTCTGGAGTTTACGAGAAGTTGGATATACAAAGTCGTTTTGGTTTGATGGAGATGTGTCATCTTTTAAAGAAGTAATAAATCAAAGAAAAAATAAAATGAATTCCCTAGGGGAATCGAATCAATCTTTCTTATTTGCAGAAAAAGAAAGCCAATTTCATACAGATATCACAAAGGATGAAATCACCAAACACTTAAACCAAGGGTCTTACCAAATTTTAGATACAAGGGAACCACGAGAATTTTCTGGTTCCACACCATATGGGGAATTCAGAGGAGGCCATATCCCTGGCGCAAAATCCTTTTTTTACCAAAATTTATTTGATGACCATGGTAAAATCAGAACAAAAGAAAAAGTGGAAAACTCACTCACACAATTAGGAATTACGAAGTCAAAACCAGTCATTGCCTATTGTACAGGTGGTGTAAGATCTGCATTTGTTGTTGGAATCTTACGATCTTATGGTTATAACGCTTATAATTATTCAGGATCAATGTGGGAATGGTCTTCTTACAAAGAATTACCATTGGAAAAATAA
- a CDS encoding DUF4395 domain-containing protein — protein sequence MKLGFYPDVVNENVTRIVASTVVVLGVVAIIFPNLVVLALLLLGFLLRLSYGPKWEPFAFFTSRYLVPWLGISFVPSAGPPKRFAQLIGFSFSLTAIVLFLNGFFFSYQVVLATLVFFASLESFLGWCAGCFMFGLLMKVGIIPEEVCERCNNLNFNK from the coding sequence ATGAAACTCGGGTTTTATCCAGATGTCGTCAACGAGAATGTCACAAGGATTGTCGCATCTACAGTTGTTGTTTTAGGTGTCGTTGCCATCATATTTCCGAACCTCGTAGTCTTAGCTTTACTTCTTTTGGGGTTTTTACTCCGGTTGAGTTATGGGCCCAAATGGGAACCTTTTGCTTTTTTTACATCTCGGTATTTAGTTCCTTGGCTCGGGATCTCTTTTGTTCCAAGTGCTGGACCTCCAAAACGTTTTGCCCAACTCATTGGATTCTCTTTTAGCTTAACAGCGATTGTTTTATTTTTAAATGGTTTCTTCTTCTCTTACCAAGTTGTCCTCGCAACCCTTGTGTTTTTTGCATCTCTTGAATCATTTTTAGGATGGTGTGCAGGTTGTTTTATGTTTGGATTACTGATGAAAGTGGGAATCATCCCAGAAGAAGTTTGTGAACGTTGTAACAATCTAAATTTTAATAAATAG
- a CDS encoding helix-turn-helix domain-containing protein has product MEGQNEETTEQNASDQTVEEVLTVVLGETLKRRRLELGLSMEKLSQLSTVSRGMLGLIESGKTTPSIGILWKLSKTLRIPIGEMIPDLFSQSPRFVASNEGKVWASQKNPIKSRVFYQEERERLNLVEWILEQGKLTQFQHLPQAHDIKIYQVSGTSKIKLKNKSFQLEVGDSVFFPISELDSIENGSDLPTKFLWISTKKFR; this is encoded by the coding sequence ATGGAAGGACAAAACGAGGAAACTACAGAACAAAACGCATCGGACCAAACTGTTGAAGAGGTCTTAACAGTCGTACTTGGCGAAACCTTGAAACGACGTAGGCTCGAACTTGGACTTTCCATGGAAAAACTCTCACAATTATCAACTGTCAGCCGGGGAATGCTCGGGCTTATTGAATCTGGAAAAACAACTCCTAGTATTGGAATTTTATGGAAACTTTCTAAAACTCTCAGGATCCCGATTGGTGAAATGATTCCTGATTTGTTTTCTCAATCCCCACGTTTTGTTGCATCCAATGAAGGGAAAGTGTGGGCATCACAAAAAAACCCAATAAAATCAAGGGTTTTTTACCAAGAAGAGAGGGAACGACTCAACCTAGTGGAATGGATTTTAGAACAAGGAAAATTAACCCAATTCCAACACCTCCCGCAGGCTCATGATATTAAAATTTACCAAGTCAGCGGAACTTCCAAAATCAAACTGAAAAACAAATCCTTCCAATTAGAAGTTGGTGATAGTGTTTTTTTTCCCATATCAGAACTTGATTCCATTGAAAATGGTTCGGACCTTCCAACGAAGTTCTTATGGATCTCGACTAAGAAATTTCGATAA
- a CDS encoding rhodanese-like domain-containing protein: MKTSLQHQLVALFTAGFLGACGGNNQDDNQKNLLLAALALSNGIKVNTAVDLARESNDDYNLNEYGLITPQTLGKWVNNWSSTKPNGITGKLVILQNGPSATVGKEYIAGNGNDVVVYSFTFSDGANALDGGDGFSQKRNSGLSDTVSIIANGPKIDAILNRFGIDPINDLVVFVSSANASSHVQGTLRGFYSFRYWGFDHKNLAFLNGTLPRLAVTDGNFVPFSATTNTPPNLNNRYSVKSLRVDNTILMLPVEDVIKAVKDPNNVNIAGITSSVFVSDARSSSGSSNEYNGVIRSTTSEVSGKYVGFEGHIKGARDVPWTGLLDTEFRFKPKSDLKAYYDARGYQKGQTAIQLCRTNNRSQVTGFSYIAILGYPSTYYDGSWIEWGSLTGGGPAPKLPPDSPYRTDVPELSDIITYNVAGDVDPNLPTNLNSFATTSRKIIEEDKAYKR; the protein is encoded by the coding sequence ATGAAAACAAGTCTTCAACATCAGTTGGTAGCACTTTTTACCGCGGGGTTTCTCGGAGCCTGCGGTGGAAACAACCAAGATGACAATCAAAAAAACCTACTCTTAGCGGCACTCGCGCTTTCGAATGGAATCAAAGTAAATACAGCAGTAGACCTGGCAAGAGAGTCTAACGACGATTATAACTTAAATGAATATGGACTTATCACTCCACAAACCTTAGGTAAGTGGGTTAATAATTGGTCATCAACAAAACCGAATGGAATTACGGGTAAACTTGTCATTTTACAAAATGGTCCAAGTGCAACTGTTGGGAAAGAATACATCGCAGGGAATGGAAACGATGTAGTTGTTTATTCCTTCACTTTTTCTGACGGTGCTAATGCGTTAGATGGTGGTGATGGGTTTAGCCAAAAACGAAATAGTGGTCTCAGTGATACCGTATCCATCATTGCCAATGGACCAAAAATCGATGCTATTTTAAATCGTTTTGGAATCGATCCTATTAATGATCTAGTTGTCTTTGTTTCCTCAGCAAACGCATCAAGCCATGTCCAAGGAACACTTCGTGGTTTTTATTCCTTTCGGTATTGGGGATTTGATCATAAAAATTTAGCCTTCCTGAACGGAACACTTCCTCGATTAGCTGTCACAGATGGAAATTTTGTACCATTTAGTGCAACAACAAATACTCCACCTAACTTAAACAATCGATATAGTGTGAAAAGTCTCAGGGTAGACAATACAATCCTGATGTTACCAGTAGAAGATGTGATAAAGGCTGTAAAAGATCCAAATAATGTCAATATTGCTGGAATCACCTCGAGTGTTTTTGTATCTGATGCAAGGTCTTCATCAGGGAGTAGCAACGAATACAATGGCGTGATTCGAAGTACAACTTCTGAAGTTTCAGGAAAATACGTAGGATTTGAAGGCCATATCAAAGGAGCAAGGGACGTACCTTGGACAGGATTATTGGACACAGAATTTCGATTCAAACCAAAATCTGATCTAAAAGCATATTATGATGCGAGAGGATACCAAAAGGGACAAACAGCAATCCAACTTTGCAGAACCAATAATCGATCCCAAGTCACAGGTTTTTCCTACATTGCGATCTTAGGTTACCCTTCTACTTATTATGATGGTAGTTGGATTGAATGGGGTAGTTTAACGGGTGGTGGACCAGCTCCAAAACTTCCACCAGATTCACCTTATAGAACCGATGTTCCTGAATTATCGGATATTATCACTTATAATGTGGCCGGAGACGTTGATCCCAACTTACCAACTAACTTAAATTCGTTTGCTACGACATCTCGAAAAATCATCGAAGAAGATAAAGCTTACAAACGATAA